Within Longimicrobiales bacterium, the genomic segment GCTGCGACGGCTGGTGCTGCGGCCGCTAGGGGCGCAACGGCGGTGACTGCCGCCGCTGCCGCAGGCATACCGGCGATCAGCTTGTCCGCGACATCACGCAGCGTGCGCAAGTTTGCCAGCTCAGCTGGCGCAATCTCCGGAATCCCTGGGAGGCGCTCCTGAAGTTCACTCAGGATCTCCACCTGCTTGATCGAGTCGATCCCGAGACCGGCTTCCATTTCCATGTCGAGGTCAAGCATCTCGACCGGATAACCCGTCTTCTCAGAGACGACCTCCATGGCCAGTGCTGTTACGTCGATCGCTGCGACGGCTGGTGCTGCGGCCGCTAGGGGCGCAACGGCGGTGACTGCCGCCGGTAGTCCGACTGACAATTTCTCTGCGACGTCACGTAGTGTCCGAAGATTCGCAAGTTCGGATGGCGCGATCTCCGGGAGTCCAGGGAGGCGCTCCTGGAGTTCACTCAGAATCTCGACCTGCTTGATAGAATCGATACCCAGCCCGGCTTCCATCTCCATATCGAGATCGAGCATCTCGACCGGATAACCGGTCTTCTCGGAAACGACCTCGAGTGCCAGCTGCTGCACGTCGACTGTCGGTGCGGCAGCGCCGGATGGCGCAGCTACCTGAGCGGGCGTTGGGAGAGCGACCGCAGTCACCGCAGCAACCGGAGCCGCTACAGGCGCCACGACCGGGAGAACCGGCGCGACTGCGGGCTGCTGCGCCACCACAGGCACGACGGGCGACGGGACGACGATATGTACCGGGGCCACTTCGACTGGGACAGGCAAAGACACTGCACCCTGAACCGGCACGCCAGTGGAAATTTGGGAGAGAGCGCTCGAGGCCATGTTCAGGAAGGAGCGATGGCTCGCTGCCATCAATTCCTGATACCGCCTGTGTGCTTCGATCGTGACCTGATGGACCTGAGCGGCCATGGTCGAGTCGACTGCCACGGGCGTCGGCACGTTGGCGCTCGAAGTCACGACGGGAACCGCTGCCTGGGGTGTAGCAGCCGCGAGGCTCGGAGTCACTGACACCGGTGCAGGAGGCGTCGGTACGAAGGAGGCCTCCGCAGCGACCTCCGGATTCGGCTGCGCGACGCCGGCCGCCCCGTTCTCCGGTGGGTACGGCCGATCGTGGTTGAATCCTGTAATCATGATTTCAAATGGCTTCACTTCCACCGGAGCCTCGGGAATCCGATACCCCTCCGACAGCGCGTTCAGATTCATCTCGACGCCTTCGGCGGCGAGTCGACCAAGGCCACGCCAGAACGCACGCAACCCCGTGGTCTTCTTGTTGTCGAGTGCCACCGCGACGTGCGGCCGGTCCCCAAGGCACTTGCCCACGAGTCCCGTTAGGATTGCGCCAGGGCCGACCTCGACGAAGTGCGTGACACCGGAGTCGTACATCGCGTCCACCATCTGACGGAAGCGCACCGGCGAAGCCAGCTGTTCAGCGAGGAGTCGGCGTCCGGCCTTGCCCGTCTTCGGGTAGACCTCGCCGGTCGTGTTTGCATAGACATCGATATCGCCCGAGCTCCATTTAACCGAACCGAGGTAATCGTGGAACGGCTCGACACTACTGGCGACGATGCTCGAGTGGAATGCCGAAGCCACCGGGAGGCGGATGGAGCGCATTCCCGATTCTTTCAACTTGGCCGCGAAGGCATCGATGGATTCCACCGAGCCGGCGATGACGACCTCGTTCGGCGCGTTGTCATTCGCGACAACCACGCCTGACGTTTCATCGATCAGCGCGGAAATCGTGTCCGCATCTGATCGGACCGCGATCATGGCACCGGCCTGCGTCGAGGCGGCCTCGGCCATGAACTCACCACGCTTGCGAGCAGATACCAGCAGCTTCGTGGATGGAATCCGGCCGGCCGCGGCCAACGCAGACAGTTCGCCGAAGCTGTGTCCTGCAGCAGCATCAGGCTTGATACCGATCTGGTCGAGAAGGCTCATGTAGCCGAGTGACACGGCGGCGATGGACGGCTGTGCCGTCGCCATTTCCGTGACGTTCTTTGCCTGTACCGCGCGCTCTTCGTCAGTGAAGGCCGGCGGAGGGAAGACGGCACGATCGAGACGATCTCCTGCGAACTCAGGCATGTCAGCCGCCTGATCCCATACGGCCCGTGCGGAGTCGAACGCCATCGCGGCAGCGGCTCCCATGTTGACGTACTGGCTGCCCTGACCTGGAAACATGAACGCAAGCTTCCCGCGGTCGGTAGCTCCAAGGCCAAAGATGATGTCGGGATCCGGAAGCGCGTCGGCTTTGTCGCTCCTCAGCGCATCGGCAGCCTTGGCCGCCTTCTCCGCTAACTCCTCAGCAGTACCTGCAATCAGCGCCACGCGGGCCGCCGCGCTAGCACTGAACGCCCCAGCCGCTTCGTGAGCGATCAGACCAAGATCTCGGCCCTCTGCAACTTGCGTCTGTATTTCAGCAAGCGCACTCGCCAGAGCATCCGACGACTCCGCAGACAAGACGACGAGCTCCTCGGACCATGTACGGAGGCGTTTCGGGCGCCTGCCCGGCCCCGTGTACTCCTCCATGGTGACGTGGAAATTCGAGCCGCCGAATCCGAAGGAACTGACCGAACCGCGGCGAGGGAAGTCAGAGCCCCGAATCCAAGGACGGGCCTCCGTGTTGATATAGAGCGGACTGTCCTCGCCTCCGAGGGCCGAGTTCGGCTTAGAAACTTTGAGGGTCGGCGGAAGAATTTTGTGATGGAGGGCTAGCGCGACCTTGATCAGGCCAGCAGACCCGGCAGCGGCCTTCGTGTGGCCGATCTGCGACTTCACCGAGCCCAGTGCACACCAGGCAGTCTCGCCCTCGCGGGCGGAGCCAAACACGGACGTGAGGCCACGGGCCTCAGCGGCGTCTCCGGCCTTCGTCGCCGTACCGTGAGCCTCGACGAGCTCGACGGTCGCCGGACTGTAGTCCGCCTTCTCATAAGCGCGACGCAGCGCACTCGCCTGCCCCTCGGAGCGCGGCGCGTACACACTGGATCCTTTTCCGTCGGACGACGCACCCAGGCCGCGAACTACCGCATAGATCATGTCGCCATCAGCCTCAGCGTCCTCAAGACGACGGAGCGCGAGCATTCCTACTCCCTCACCGATGAGCGTCCCATCGGCCTCTTCTGAGAACGGTCGGCAGTCACCCGTGGGAGAGAACGCCGGAGTCTTCGAGAAACACATGTACATGAGAATGTCGTTGAGGGCGTCGACGCCCCCCGCGATCACCATGTCACTGTCGCCCAGATACAGTTCGTGCAGGCCGGATTGAAGAGCCGATATCGAACTCGCGCAGGCGGCGTCCGTCACGAAATTCGAGCCGCCGAGGTCCAGTCGATTCGCAATGCGGCCGGCAACCACGTTGCCGAGAAGGCCAGGGAACGTGCTCTCCTGCCACGGCTGATAATGATCCTTGATGCGCTGGACTATGTCCTGTACACGGCTCTCCGGCAGCCCTTCCTGCCTTAGGGCGTTGCGCCAGATCGGATGCTGGAGTCGTGCGCCCATCTCGACGATGAGCTCGGTCGCCGAGGCCACGCCGAGTACGACGCTCGTCCGGCTGTGGTCCACACCCTCACTGAAACGACCGGCGTCTTCGAGAACACGCTTCGCTGCGATCAACGCGATAAGCTGAGCGGTATCAGTCGCGGGCACCGATTTGGGCGGAATGCCGAACTCCATCGGATTGAACGGGACCGGGTTGAGAAACCCACCTCGCTTGGCGTACGTCATATCCGGAGCGGTTGGATCCGGATCGTAGTAGTCGTCGATCAGCCAGCCGTGCGGTGGCACGTCGGTTAGGCGGTCGGTCGCGGACACGATGTCGCGCCAGAATCCGATCAGGTCCTCACTCCCTGCAAAGAGGGAGCTCATTCCTACGACGGCGATAGGAGGAGAAGTCGGCATCTATATTCTCATCGAAGTTGACGTGGGGAGAACGAGCTGTCGCCGGCGGCCAGGTGGACGCCTGCGAGTCGGAGCTGATTCGCACGAGTCACGTGCGCGGCTCCTTCCAGCAAGTTCAGACCGATCTGAACGACTGATCGGTTCTCGACTGGCTCGAGGAAACTTCCCCGCACCCAGTCGTTGAAGGCACCCATGGCAGGGCCGCACCAGATTTGGTAGTCAGCCCTCCGGCTTTCATCGCCGGACCGCGCCCACTGGGCGCCCATGAAGAGGTACCAACGGAAGACGAGAGCCATCCGATGTTTCGGATCGGCCTCGGCTTTTGCGATCTCCGGCGGATTACGTTTCTCAAAGAACGCTTTGGTCTCGGCCCAGATATCCGCGACGGAGCGGCCGAGTACTCTCTTTTCCATCGCAAGACGTTCGTCATCAGGCATAGCCTCGAGTGACGGGTACGTCCTGAAAATCTTATACAGCTCTTTGCCCCGCTGCGCGAACATCGTGCCGCGCTTCAGGACCTGAACCTCGACCCCGAGCTCGAACATGTCGGCGGCCGGAGCCATCGCGACATCCGTCATGGAGGCCTGGCCCAGCATCATTCGGCCATCATCAGATAGTGCCGATTCGACCGCAGCCTGATTCACGGAGCCAGTCACCACAAACGCGGCTCCTGCTGCGTATGCCGCTACGAGCGCTGCCGGAGTACCGAGTCCACCACCTACACCGATCCGTGGCTGCTGCACGTACCCGAACTGAGCGCTGAGCTCGTTGGCGAGTTCGATGATGCGCGGGAGAAGTACGGGCAACGGCCGGTTATCCGTGTGCCCACCCGAATCTGCCTCGACCGTAATGTCCTCAGCCACAGGA encodes:
- a CDS encoding PfaD family polyunsaturated fatty acid/polyketide biosynthesis protein; translated protein: MEGRLTNGPAAAAPPGPALTSVHLQRASEVTMMSVGPADVAFRAPVGLVAGAEGTRAVAIAPDGSPGPIGIDEALIGVLPPVYPEWLGDRTFASAHGCRFPYVVGEMARGIASADMVIAAAPAGLMAFFGSAGLSIPDVDEAILKIQTALPSEVRNWGANLIHSPQEPHMEMDFAELMLARGVANISASAFMRLAPAVVYLSAKGLQRLPDGSIQRRTHIFAKVSRVEVATPFLSPAPESMLTPLVAAGKLTADEAALARLIPVAEDITVEADSGGHTDNRPLPVLLPRIIELANELSAQFGYVQQPRIGVGGGLGTPAALVAAYAAGAAFVVTGSVNQAAVESALSDDGRMMLGQASMTDVAMAPAADMFELGVEVQVLKRGTMFAQRGKELYKIFRTYPSLEAMPDDERLAMEKRVLGRSVADIWAETKAFFEKRNPPEIAKAEADPKHRMALVFRWYLFMGAQWARSGDESRRADYQIWCGPAMGAFNDWVRGSFLEPVENRSVVQIGLNLLEGAAHVTRANQLRLAGVHLAAGDSSFSPRQLR
- a CDS encoding beta-ketoacyl synthase N-terminal-like domain-containing protein, which produces MPTSPPIAVVGMSSLFAGSEDLIGFWRDIVSATDRLTDVPPHGWLIDDYYDPDPTAPDMTYAKRGGFLNPVPFNPMEFGIPPKSVPATDTAQLIALIAAKRVLEDAGRFSEGVDHSRTSVVLGVASATELIVEMGARLQHPIWRNALRQEGLPESRVQDIVQRIKDHYQPWQESTFPGLLGNVVAGRIANRLDLGGSNFVTDAACASSISALQSGLHELYLGDSDMVIAGGVDALNDILMYMCFSKTPAFSPTGDCRPFSEEADGTLIGEGVGMLALRRLEDAEADGDMIYAVVRGLGASSDGKGSSVYAPRSEGQASALRRAYEKADYSPATVELVEAHGTATKAGDAAEARGLTSVFGSAREGETAWCALGSVKSQIGHTKAAAGSAGLIKVALALHHKILPPTLKVSKPNSALGGEDSPLYINTEARPWIRGSDFPRRGSVSSFGFGGSNFHVTMEEYTGPGRRPKRLRTWSEELVVLSAESSDALASALAEIQTQVAEGRDLGLIAHEAAGAFSASAAARVALIAGTAEELAEKAAKAADALRSDKADALPDPDIIFGLGATDRGKLAFMFPGQGSQYVNMGAAAAMAFDSARAVWDQAADMPEFAGDRLDRAVFPPPAFTDEERAVQAKNVTEMATAQPSIAAVSLGYMSLLDQIGIKPDAAAGHSFGELSALAAAGRIPSTKLLVSARKRGEFMAEAASTQAGAMIAVRSDADTISALIDETSGVVVANDNAPNEVVIAGSVESIDAFAAKLKESGMRSIRLPVASAFHSSIVASSVEPFHDYLGSVKWSSGDIDVYANTTGEVYPKTGKAGRRLLAEQLASPVRFRQMVDAMYDSGVTHFVEVGPGAILTGLVGKCLGDRPHVAVALDNKKTTGLRAFWRGLGRLAAEGVEMNLNALSEGYRIPEAPVEVKPFEIMITGFNHDRPYPPENGAAGVAQPNPEVAAEASFVPTPPAPVSVTPSLAAATPQAAVPVVTSSANVPTPVAVDSTMAAQVHQVTIEAHRRYQELMAASHRSFLNMASSALSQISTGVPVQGAVSLPVPVEVAPVHIVVPSPVVPVVAQQPAVAPVLPVVAPVAAPVAAVTAVALPTPAQVAAPSGAAAPTVDVQQLALEVVSEKTGYPVEMLDLDMEMEAGLGIDSIKQVEILSELQERLPGLPEIAPSELANLRTLRDVAEKLSVGLPAAVTAVAPLAAAAPAVAAIDVTALAMEVVSEKTGYPVEMLDLDMEMEAGLGIDSIKQVEILSELQERLPGIPEIAPAELANLRTLRDVADKLIAGMPAAAAAVTAVAPLAAAAPAVAA